The genomic stretch TCGTCTCATTCATCATCTCATAATCGCTTTAGTTGTATCCGGCGGCAATGGCTGCGAGCGCCCAGTCCATGAATCCAGCGTTGGTGTCGAGGATATTACTGTTGAACTCGGATAATGTGGGGTAGAAGTTAGTGGCATATCCGAACTCCATGGTGACTGGCATCGAAGTCAGTATGATATATTGATATATAGCAATTTCTGAGGTGCTTACATCCGTTGACCTTCTTGGCTCCTGACTTTGCGTAAACTCGGCTGGCGGCGTAGTCGTCGGAAGCGCCGGAGGTGGCGTAGAGACCGACGGATTGCATGGAGCTGTAGGAACGACCGCCTACTGCGCGCACTGGTCATGGTATTAGTACGGGGTCCGTGGAAGTGTGGTAATCAGTGGTACTCACTCGCAGTAGCAGTCTTGGCAGCGATGTTCTTGATGTTCGTTACGTCGGTCGAGGGCATGTACTCCTTGTATGTAGAGTCACCAAGACGACCCCTCTTTCCGTCATATGCGGTGTTGAGGAAGTTCATGGTAGTGGAGGTGCTCTGGGTCTCATCGTCACCCCAGTTGTAAAGGATATCGCCAGTTGCCGAGTGAATGTCCATGAACCATCTGATGTTGGGGAAGCTGTCATAGACGCTGACATGGTTCTTTGTCTCCGACTCGGATGCTGCAGCCGAGCCGTAGAATGCTTCCGAGCTGGGCGAAGTGGATGCAGGGGAGGTGGACGGATCAAAGTACTTCCTGAAGTTCCAGAGGAAATCAAAGTTGCGGTTGATGTCCACGCCAACCGAGGAGCCGCTGCTACCGGAACGGGTGTTGCGGTTCTTGCGCCATAGGGAGCCAGTGGACTGGTCGTATGCGACACCGTCTGGGTTGACGAGGGGGAAGAAGACGATACCGGCAGCGAGGACGGTCTTGACCTGGGCGTTGGTGTAGGACTTGCTGCCGTACTTGAGCCCAGTTCCAGCCTTGTTGGCAGCGAGAAGGTCGGAGATCCAGTAGATGAGCTGATCGGGACCTCCACGTTCACGTGCGTGCATACCAGCGCTAAGGTACAGGCGGTAGGCGGACTTGTCTGTACCAGCACCGACGTATGCAGCGGTCTGGGTGGCACCGTTGAATGTCTTGTATGGTAGAGTGATGGTGGGCATGCTGTATGCGCTGGCGAGACCCTTGATTGCCGAGTTGATCTCGTTGACGTTCATGATGCTACTAATGGTCGAGCCGGCAGCCTTAGTGCCGAGACCAGATGGTGCGATAGCACCTCCCTGCCAGCGGTCACCAGAGCCGATGGGTGCATTACCACCCTGTCGCTTGCTGAGATCGCGGCGATGCAGGCTGATATCCGACGAATTCTCATACTCCTTGGTCAGATGCGCGATTTGCTCCTCGGTCAGGTACGCGTGGAGCTCAAAGTGACCCTGCTCGGTTGGGACCGCCTTGGGCCTGCAGCCAAGATCGTAGGTTCCATTGTTGACAACGTCAAGGAAGTGTGCTGGTGACGGGGCCTTGAAGTAAACAGGCAAAAGGCTACCGAGAACGGTAGTACTTTGAAGAATCAAAGCTGCGACGATGGCGTACTTCATCTTGAAGACAGTTGCAAACGAAGGAATATGTGATAGCGAGAGGATGAGGTCTGCTTGATCTCCACATAATACTGTGGAATGAAGGGTACCTTATACTTCCTACATTCCTCCTATCCTGGTAGTACCATGATTTACCTTCCCCTAATGGCCGACAGCTGATGTTCTCCAGCATAGGCCCATCGGGGGGTGCTATGGTGTAATAGTGTGTGATTGGGCGACTTCGCGAATTGCGCCGGGCGCTAACTTGATCTCCTTCTCGTTTCGTCTCTTCTCCGCAGAAAGTCGTGATGCACCTGCCTGGGAGGATCAAGTAGATCCAGGCATGCGTCACCGTGGCATTGAGCTGCCCTGTGGGCTAGGAGGTCAGATAAGGTAGATTAAGTCGTGACCAAAAGCATGGCATTTTGGCGAAGGCTAGAAATGGCAGGTCGATGGCTATCGCGTAGCGGTAATGTTATCTTGGCAAATCAAAAAGAACAAAGCCAAGATGGCCTTGGGTGTTCGAAACACTGTACTGGTATCTACATGATGATTACATGTATCTGTATTTCCAAAAGTCCATAATACACACGATCTGTATCGGTGAATGTTTAATTCGGAAGCTGTGGGAGTTTGCCTCATAAGAGCATGGCGTTAGTTCGGAGCATATAATTGCCAAGTGTCCAAGACCGGAGCTAATGTGATGACGATCACTGCCGAGGCTCGACACGTACTGAAGCATTAGGCGGCAGAATCGTCCACTCGCTAGCTATGCGCCTCAACCGTCACAATGATCGTACATTTGGCTCATTCTCATCGTACTCTTGAGGATTTAATGGTCATGTTAGAACAGCCGTTTCATTCATTAAGTCAATACTTAGTAATCTATGTCAACACGTTAATAAGTCATAGCCCGAATGCCTTCGGTTACCTATGAGTCAAAAATCGCACCATATGCCGGAATTCCTCTCTTCTGCATGTCAAACACAATCTGCTGTGTAAACTGCTTGTTGCTGATGACCAGCACCGCCTCGGCACCGCTCTCCTTGTATAGTTGATATGTCAAGAGGCTCATATCAGGCTTTCCAGACATACGGGTGTTGTGTATAACTGCATTCGGGTCTCGTCTGCGAACATCATCGACGAGGGATTTCCCAAAAGTAGCTTCGTGGTTGGGTGCTGTCCAGAGAATGCGCATGGCGATGTGCTTGTATGGGAAGATAGAGAGGCATGGACCAATACCGGATCCTGTTGCGACTACTACAACGCTCTTAAACAAGGTTGCAATTCGCAGAACGCCAGAAGTAGGGATACCGCGTCTCCAGATATGTGTAGGAGCAGTGTCGATGATGTGACCTGTGAAGTCTCCAGCTCGGCTGATGATTACCGAGTAACCCTTTCCTTCAGGCGCATTGGTGATTGTGGCAAATCCATGCCAGTCGCGAAGTGGATGTTGCGCAAGACGAACACCCTTACCTGGCACGATGGGCGAATCAAAATGCAGGCGAATAGCATGAGAGGACAGGACTTCGGGTCTGACGGAGACACGACGGAGGAATAGCCAGGGAAAGATGATGGCGCAAGTCGCGATCACAATGAGCCAGAGTGACGGGTTTCGCAGGTATGCCTCCGAGGTCGACATGCCTGATCCACGGCTCAGTTCCTTTGTAGACAGACCAACAAGCACCCAGTAGAGGATGAGTACCGTCCATCCACCGAAGCGATGCAGGTTCTCCCATAAGTCGTGGTATCGACTGCGAAGGACAGGGTGCGACAGTGCTGTCATCGCAAGGAGTAGAACAATGATGACGTAAGACAGTATCGCTGGTGCTAGTGAAAGAATTCTCACGTCAACGTCTTTGGCGATCTCGAGACTGGCACCGACGGTAAAGATGATGAACCAGATCACTGCGGCCATCGCGCAGCCGACATGGATTCCGCCGATATGGAAGACGTTCGCACAGATGCGCCGTATCCCAAGGGGCACCCAAGTAGGAACCGAGGAGAAAATAGTAAACAAAAGATTGATGACCGGTTCCGACCGTACCAGAATCGCAGCGCAGAGGTTCGCAGCAGTAGCCGTTGCGGTCGACGAAAGTGGGTATTCCTGGCGTTTGATGTTGTCGTAAAGAAGCCAGCACGCGACTCCAATGTTTGCGAGAAAGACTGGAAGGAGAAGCCAGCGATAGGCGATGAGTCCTCGATGTCGTAGCCAGGCTTGCGTGGGGGAGCCCCGCACCTCTGGTAGTGTGATGGGTAGCTCGTACGGTCTGTCGCTTCCAGAGGAGGAGCGCTCCTCGATATTGTTGAATTGAGGTCCTTTCTCAAGGTCAACGTCGTGAGAAGATGCCCGAGTAACTTCTTCAGCAACCACGGAGTGGGTGTCTACAGGTTTCGCGGGTACTATCAGGGTGTCGAAGGCTGAGTCGTGTCGCGTGTGTGCTCCTCTGGTTGGCGCGACGTCTGGTTTCGAGACGGGGAATTCCGCAGCCAAAGCTTTGAGCTGAGTCTTGTCGACCTTGCCGTTGGGGTTCAACGGGACGTCTTGAACTGATATCCATCGTTCAGGTACGGAGTAGTAGGGCAGGCACTTTCGAACATATGCGTCAAGCTCTTGTTCGACAATAGGGGTGGATGATGCGTAGAAGCCGTAGAGTACTGAATCGATGACGAGAGAGGCCGCTCGTGTGATACCAGAGAATTGCTATGCCCGATTGTCAGCCCCGATCATGTCTGCAATGAAGGGAAATTACCTCAATGACAGCAGTAACTCCATCAAGCTCAACGCGGAAGCCCTGTTATGGTCAGCTCAACTGTTTGTGCTGTGATCC from Pyrenophora tritici-repentis strain M4 chromosome 1, whole genome shotgun sequence encodes the following:
- a CDS encoding peptidase M14 — encoded protein: MKYAIVAALILQSTTVLGSLLPVYFKAPSPAHFLDVVNNGTYDLGCRPKAVPTEQGHFELHAYLTEEQIAHLTKEYENSSDISLHRRDLSKRQGGNAPIGSGDRWQGGAIAPSGLGTKAAGSTISSIMNVNEINSAIKGLASAYSMPTITLPYKTFNGATQTAAYVGAGTDKSAYRLYLSAGMHARERGGPDQLIYWISDLLAANKAGTGLKYGSKSYTNAQVKTVLAAGIVFFPLVNPDGVAYDQSTGSLWRKNRNTRSGSSGSSVGVDINRNFDFLWNFRKYFDPSTSPASTSPSSEAFYGSAAASESETKNHVSVYDSFPNIRWFMDIHSATGDILYNWGDDETQSTSTTMNFLNTAYDGKRGRLGDSTYKEYMPSTDVTNIKNIAAKTATAMRAVGGRSYSSMQSVGLYATSGASDDYAASRVYAKSGAKKVNGFTMEFGYATNFYPTLSEFNSNILDTNAGFMDWALAAIAAGYN